One uncultured Pseudodesulfovibrio sp. genomic window carries:
- a CDS encoding hemolysin family protein yields the protein MVELIIAVGVAVFVSAFCSVAEAALYSMSWADIQKLKDSGRKSAVLLHKLRSKIDEPITAILTLNTCAHTAGAAVAGWAWAKLYGEDTLWLFTVGFTVIILIFTEIMPKTLGVLYSDVIAPPLSRPLKAMVWLFKPIIAVMGVLSKAVSHRESKPDHTEDDIRAIVSLTRRSGVIKQYEETSIRNILSLDSKTAEQIMTPRTVVFSLPADMTVAQAREEHPNWPHSRIPVYEEDTEDIVGVVYRRLVLEALADDRDELKLSDIMRPVRFVLESVTLDKLLVQFLGSRMHLAVVLDEYGGVAGVVTLEDVLEEILGSEIVDETDQVVDMRELARTQRDELTRDRNGSTGGDKKE from the coding sequence ATGGTTGAACTGATTATCGCTGTCGGCGTGGCCGTCTTTGTGTCCGCATTCTGCTCCGTGGCCGAAGCGGCCCTCTATTCCATGAGCTGGGCCGACATCCAGAAGCTCAAGGACAGTGGGCGCAAGTCCGCGGTTCTGCTCCATAAGCTGCGCTCGAAAATCGACGAGCCCATCACCGCCATCCTGACCCTGAACACCTGCGCGCACACCGCCGGAGCGGCTGTTGCGGGCTGGGCCTGGGCCAAACTCTACGGTGAAGACACGCTTTGGCTCTTTACAGTAGGCTTTACAGTAATTATTCTCATCTTCACGGAGATCATGCCCAAGACGCTGGGCGTGCTCTATTCGGACGTGATCGCGCCGCCCCTGTCGCGGCCGCTCAAGGCAATGGTCTGGCTGTTCAAGCCGATTATCGCCGTCATGGGCGTGCTGTCCAAGGCGGTCAGCCACAGGGAGTCCAAGCCGGACCACACCGAGGACGACATTCGGGCCATCGTCAGCCTGACCCGCCGTTCCGGAGTGATCAAGCAGTACGAGGAAACCTCCATTCGGAACATCCTCTCCCTGGACTCCAAGACGGCGGAGCAGATCATGACTCCGAGGACCGTGGTGTTTTCACTGCCTGCGGACATGACCGTTGCCCAGGCAAGGGAGGAGCATCCCAACTGGCCGCACAGCCGCATCCCGGTGTATGAAGAGGATACCGAGGACATCGTGGGCGTGGTCTACCGGCGGCTGGTGCTCGAGGCCCTGGCCGACGACCGGGACGAACTCAAGCTGTCGGACATCATGCGTCCGGTGCGTTTTGTCCTGGAGTCCGTCACCCTGGACAAGCTGCTGGTGCAGTTCCTGGGCAGCCGCATGCATCTGGCCGTGGTGCTGGACGAGTACGGTGGAGTGGCCGGTGTGGTCACCCTGGAGGACGTACTCGAAGAGATTTTGGGCAGTGAAATAGTTGACGAGACCGACCAGGTGGTTGATATGCGGGAACTCGCCCGCACCCAGCGGGATGAATTGACCCGCGACCGCAACGGCTCCACCGGCGGGGACAAGAAAGAATAG
- a CDS encoding cytochrome c maturation protein CcmE, whose product MAKKSNKTVYAVALVLFLGGLSYLIFSGLTQDSVYFLNVTEALAQDRAEIGNARLFGKVSPARLTIADGKLGADFDLVDKLQHDKTLRVEYKGALPDTFKADVEVIVEGKFSSDGQVFVARTLVTKCPSKYEEKSKQMDMQQGQAG is encoded by the coding sequence ATGGCCAAGAAGTCCAACAAAACCGTTTACGCCGTCGCCCTGGTGCTCTTCCTGGGCGGCCTTTCCTATCTCATCTTTTCCGGCTTGACCCAGGATTCGGTCTACTTCCTGAATGTTACCGAGGCCCTGGCTCAGGATCGGGCCGAAATCGGCAACGCCCGGCTGTTCGGCAAGGTTTCGCCCGCGCGGCTGACCATTGCCGACGGCAAGCTCGGAGCCGACTTCGACCTGGTGGACAAGCTGCAGCACGACAAGACCCTGCGGGTGGAATACAAGGGCGCGCTGCCCGACACCTTCAAGGCGGACGTCGAGGTCATCGTGGAGGGGAAATTCTCCTCGGACGGACAGGTCTTCGTGGCCAGGACCCTGGTGACCAAGTGCCCCTCAAAGTACGAGGAGAAGAGCAAGCAGATGGACATGCAGCAGGGGCAGGCCGGATAG
- a CDS encoding cytochrome c-type biogenesis CcmF C-terminal domain-containing protein: MHLTGYVGLLFSLLAFLFLAGFAGFAAWTRKEEALTVVERGQLIAACGVIFSTLILLVALTSRDYSFRYVYNNVDNALSFVYTLTALWGGREGSLLCWELIIALSGMIFVATPGYKSLGANTKLFFWMFFLTVQGFFLLLLTGWSNPFIEIIPAPADGRGLNPLLRNPGMIFHPPLLFMGFALYTIPACAALASSIAGEKKSWIKVVRNWNILSWVFLTAGIVLGGWWSYMELGWGGYWAWDPVENASLIPWFAGTAVLHTALIESRRNALQRTNVFLMSLTFVLCIFSTYLTRSGVIDSLHTFGASGVAQPLFWSMIGTLVITLMVVFLSERQVHRTLSDFLSRQGLLVITAWFLLALGLVVTLGTMWPVISRLWTTSSMGLDAHFYNRVCLPFMALLVLIFCFCPWLGWKGGIRNKKGFMAVCAVLVVAFAAFYLSGMTNVLAALTAAASVAALVGIVLLFALYPAVRSMRQSWGAYGVHLGLVLLALGVAFSGPYKTEREVVLAQGESVAIGEFTVTYAGLHEDRNVGDIEVRATATLAVSKDGRDVGVLRPDKRMYKNFPNQQFAEVGTIPSFGDELYATLLGLTEDNKASFKISINPLVNWIWIGGTIMCLLAFLLLRRMPRPGEVR; this comes from the coding sequence ATGCATCTGACCGGATACGTCGGTTTACTCTTTTCCCTGCTTGCCTTTCTCTTCCTGGCCGGTTTCGCCGGTTTCGCCGCCTGGACCAGGAAGGAAGAAGCCCTGACCGTAGTGGAGCGGGGCCAACTCATCGCCGCCTGCGGCGTCATCTTTTCCACCCTCATCCTGCTGGTCGCCCTGACCTCCAGAGACTATTCCTTCCGCTACGTCTACAACAACGTGGATAACGCCCTGTCGTTCGTCTACACCCTGACCGCCCTGTGGGGCGGCCGTGAAGGATCGCTTCTCTGTTGGGAGTTGATCATAGCCCTGTCGGGCATGATCTTCGTGGCCACGCCCGGGTACAAATCCCTGGGCGCGAACACCAAGCTCTTTTTCTGGATGTTCTTCCTGACCGTACAGGGGTTCTTCCTGCTCCTGCTCACGGGCTGGTCCAACCCGTTCATCGAGATCATTCCGGCCCCGGCCGACGGTCGCGGCCTGAACCCGTTGCTGCGCAATCCGGGCATGATCTTCCATCCGCCTCTCCTGTTCATGGGCTTTGCCCTGTACACCATCCCGGCCTGCGCGGCTCTGGCCTCCAGCATCGCCGGCGAAAAGAAATCCTGGATCAAGGTGGTCCGCAACTGGAACATCCTGTCCTGGGTCTTTCTGACCGCAGGCATCGTCCTGGGCGGCTGGTGGTCCTACATGGAACTGGGTTGGGGCGGCTACTGGGCCTGGGACCCGGTCGAGAACGCCTCCCTGATCCCCTGGTTCGCGGGCACCGCCGTGCTGCATACGGCCCTTATCGAATCCCGGCGCAACGCCCTGCAGCGGACCAACGTCTTTCTCATGTCCCTGACCTTCGTCCTGTGCATCTTCTCCACCTACCTGACCCGTTCCGGCGTGATCGATTCCCTGCACACCTTCGGCGCATCGGGCGTGGCCCAGCCCCTGTTCTGGTCCATGATCGGGACTCTGGTCATCACGCTGATGGTCGTGTTCCTGTCCGAGCGGCAGGTACACCGCACCCTGTCCGACTTCCTGAGCCGACAGGGGTTGCTGGTCATCACGGCCTGGTTCCTGCTGGCCCTCGGACTGGTGGTTACCCTGGGAACCATGTGGCCGGTCATCAGCCGGTTGTGGACGACTTCGTCCATGGGCCTGGACGCCCATTTCTACAACCGGGTCTGTCTGCCGTTCATGGCGCTGCTGGTGCTCATCTTCTGCTTCTGCCCGTGGCTCGGCTGGAAGGGCGGCATCCGCAACAAGAAAGGGTTCATGGCGGTTTGCGCCGTGCTGGTGGTCGCCTTTGCCGCGTTCTACCTGTCGGGCATGACCAACGTGCTGGCCGCCCTTACCGCGGCCGCGTCCGTGGCCGCTCTGGTCGGTATCGTCCTTCTCTTTGCCCTGTACCCGGCAGTGCGCTCCATGCGCCAGTCCTGGGGGGCCTACGGCGTTCACCTTGGCCTGGTTCTTCTGGCCTTGGGCGTGGCCTTTTCCGGCCCGTACAAGACCGAGCGAGAAGTGGTTCTGGCCCAGGGCGAATCCGTGGCCATCGGTGAGTTCACCGTGACCTACGCAGGGCTGCACGAGGACCGTAACGTGGGCGACATCGAGGTTCGGGCCACGGCCACTCTGGCGGTCTCCAAGGACGGCCGGGATGTGGGCGTGCTCAGGCCCGACAAACGCATGTACAAGAACTTCCCCAATCAGCAGTTCGCCGAGGTGGGCACTATCCCGAGTTTCGGCGACGAGCTCTACGCCACGTTGCTCGGCCTGACCGAAGACAACAAGGCGAGCTTCAAGATCAGCATCAATCCGCTGGTCAACTGGATCTGGATAGGGGGCACGATCATGTGCCTGCTCGCCTTTCTGTTGCTGCGGCGCATGCCCAGACCCGGCGAGGTCAGGTAG
- a CDS encoding ABC transporter ATP-binding protein yields the protein MAGADKPLLTVKRAAKFFGNKLVFKEISCEVRPGEIMLVAGPNGAGKSTLMRIMAGLSKPSAGEVMLGLEPEETAYLGHATFIYPGLTAVENLRFWGSMYGLSPTKDELMALLKRVGLERAAEEKAGSFSRGMAQRLNLARVYQADPKLIFLDEPGTGLDPASLKRLRGEIVGLRDKGTAIVWISHHVTEDAALADKVLALGGRRVEYFGPASGFTPEGAC from the coding sequence ATGGCCGGAGCGGACAAACCTCTGCTGACTGTGAAGAGGGCGGCCAAGTTCTTCGGCAACAAGCTCGTCTTCAAGGAAATATCCTGCGAGGTCCGGCCCGGCGAAATCATGCTGGTGGCCGGACCGAACGGCGCGGGCAAGTCCACGCTCATGCGCATCATGGCCGGGTTGAGCAAGCCGTCGGCAGGCGAGGTCATGCTCGGCCTGGAGCCCGAGGAGACGGCCTATCTGGGGCATGCCACCTTTATCTACCCCGGCCTGACCGCAGTGGAGAATCTGCGCTTCTGGGGTTCCATGTATGGACTGTCGCCGACCAAGGACGAACTGATGGCCCTGCTCAAGCGGGTAGGGCTGGAGCGGGCGGCAGAGGAAAAGGCCGGGTCGTTCTCGCGCGGCATGGCCCAGCGGCTGAATCTGGCCCGGGTCTATCAGGCGGACCCCAAGCTCATCTTTCTTGACGAACCCGGTACCGGGCTCGACCCGGCTTCGCTGAAGCGGCTGCGCGGGGAGATCGTCGGACTGCGCGACAAGGGTACGGCCATCGTCTGGATCAGCCACCATGTGACCGAGGACGCCGCTCTGGCCGACAAGGTCCTCGCTCTGGGCGGCCGCAGGGTGGAATATTTCGGCCCGGCGTCGGGCTTTACCCCGGAGGGCGCATGCTGA
- a CDS encoding heme exporter protein CcmB: MLKRTLVIAKKDLKLSLSGGQGLVQAVLLGLLLIFLFSLSKPLGGAISPQAAGAIFWLASAFGLVLVFNDLFSIEEMNGARIGILSSPAPVHAVWLGKGLAGFGLLFVSQLVFLPATAAFLGQSVNGPWWLLWVTLLGADLGLVIIGALLGALSQGQAARESLLSVIVFPLLLPVLLSGITLFGLCFSPEHTMGYGQWLGLIFAFDCLFGGAGLFLFPFVYSGEE, translated from the coding sequence ATGCTGAAGCGCACCCTGGTCATTGCGAAAAAGGACCTCAAACTCTCCCTGTCCGGTGGTCAGGGACTGGTCCAGGCAGTCCTGCTCGGCCTGCTGCTGATATTTCTGTTCTCCCTTTCCAAGCCGTTGGGCGGGGCCATATCACCCCAGGCCGCAGGAGCCATCTTCTGGCTTGCTTCGGCCTTCGGTCTGGTGCTGGTCTTCAACGATCTGTTTTCCATCGAGGAGATGAACGGCGCGCGCATCGGCATCCTGTCATCGCCCGCGCCGGTGCACGCAGTCTGGCTGGGCAAGGGATTGGCCGGTTTCGGCCTGCTGTTCGTTTCGCAACTGGTGTTTCTGCCTGCCACGGCGGCCTTTTTGGGGCAGTCGGTCAACGGGCCGTGGTGGCTGCTCTGGGTCACGCTGCTGGGTGCGGACCTCGGGCTGGTCATCATCGGCGCACTGCTCGGCGCGCTGTCTCAAGGCCAGGCGGCCCGGGAGTCGCTGCTCTCGGTCATCGTCTTTCCGCTGCTGCTGCCCGTGCTGTTGTCCGGCATCACCTTGTTCGGCCTCTGTTTTTCGCCCGAGCACACCATGGGTTATGGCCAGTGGCTCGGTCTGATTTTCGCTTTTGATTGTCTGTTCGGCGGGGCCGGGCTGTTCCTGTTCCCGTTCGTCTATAGTGGGGAAGAGTAG
- the ccsA gene encoding cytochrome c biogenesis protein CcsA translates to MKVSILAILGGIALVVHQAMIWFYAPIAQSGPVQKIFYMHLPCSWWALVSFFVVFVASILYLFTRNDRYDRVAAGAGELGVLFATMTLISGSTWARAEWGHWWLWDPKLTTALIMWYVYAGYLVLRNTPMGRDRKALVCAVLGIVAFLDVPLVFFAAKLWGSAHPDGLARQGSGMEVRMWHTVFAGLFAFGLLWGAMLVTRIRQLGQKARLEAMLVWDEE, encoded by the coding sequence ATGAAAGTTTCCATTCTGGCCATACTGGGTGGCATCGCCCTGGTGGTGCATCAGGCCATGATCTGGTTTTACGCGCCCATTGCCCAGTCCGGCCCCGTGCAGAAGATTTTCTACATGCACCTGCCGTGCTCCTGGTGGGCGCTCGTTTCCTTTTTCGTGGTCTTCGTGGCCTCCATCCTCTACCTGTTCACGCGCAACGACCGGTACGACCGGGTGGCGGCCGGAGCAGGGGAGTTGGGTGTGCTTTTCGCCACCATGACGCTGATCTCCGGGTCCACCTGGGCCCGAGCCGAGTGGGGCCATTGGTGGCTCTGGGACCCGAAACTGACCACCGCACTGATCATGTGGTACGTCTACGCCGGGTATCTGGTCCTGCGGAACACGCCCATGGGTCGTGATCGCAAGGCCCTGGTCTGCGCGGTGCTCGGCATCGTCGCCTTCCTGGACGTGCCGCTGGTATTTTTCGCTGCCAAGCTTTGGGGCAGCGCCCACCCCGATGGCCTGGCCCGCCAGGGCTCGGGCATGGAGGTGCGCATGTGGCACACGGTCTTCGCAGGGCTCTTCGCTTTCGGACTGCTCTGGGGAGCCATGCTCGTGACCCGTATCCGCCAGCTGGGCCAAAAGGCCCGGCTCGAGGCCATGCTCGTCTGGGACGAGGAATAA
- a CDS encoding CcmD family protein, translating to MSATIYIFIANVAVWLGVAGYLAFLASRSAGLEKRIRQLELLGDDHDG from the coding sequence ATGTCCGCAACTATTTATATCTTCATCGCCAACGTGGCCGTATGGCTCGGCGTGGCCGGTTATCTCGCCTTCCTGGCATCGCGCTCCGCCGGACTGGAAAAGCGCATACGCCAATTGGAACTGCTGGGGGACGATCATGACGGATAG
- a CDS encoding tetratricopeptide repeat protein, giving the protein MTDSSVPFGRKAVILTVFLALAAMFATSFVYRMKNPNLFVKSRAPQSVADAGEGGGAGAPAMGGAMTGAMSRVKEYLERVKEHPDDVEALVGLGNSFLMMRAWDRALEPLEKARQIKPEDTTVLKAVGIAYFNKQDYTKASEAYESILKVDPEDTLALFNLGVIYKHYFKKPDVAQTYFEKVLTLEKQDAEMVKLARSELGK; this is encoded by the coding sequence ATGACGGATAGTAGTGTACCGTTCGGTCGCAAGGCCGTCATCCTGACCGTGTTCCTGGCCCTGGCGGCCATGTTCGCGACCAGCTTCGTCTACCGCATGAAAAACCCCAACCTCTTCGTGAAGTCCCGGGCTCCGCAGAGCGTTGCCGACGCGGGTGAAGGTGGCGGCGCGGGCGCGCCCGCCATGGGCGGTGCCATGACCGGGGCCATGTCGCGGGTCAAGGAGTACCTTGAGCGGGTCAAGGAGCACCCCGATGACGTGGAAGCGCTGGTCGGTCTGGGCAACTCGTTTTTGATGATGCGAGCCTGGGACCGCGCCCTGGAACCTCTCGAAAAGGCCCGCCAGATCAAGCCGGAAGACACCACGGTGCTCAAGGCTGTGGGTATCGCCTATTTCAACAAGCAGGATTATACCAAGGCCAGTGAGGCGTACGAGTCCATTCTGAAGGTCGATCCGGAGGACACCCTCGCACTTTTCAATTTGGGCGTTATTTACAAGCATTATTTCAAAAAACCGGACGTTGCCCAAACTTACTTCGAAAAGGTCCTGACTCTGGAAAAACAAGATGCGGAAATGGTCAAGCTCGCCCGTTCCGAGCTGGGCAAATAA
- a CDS encoding branched-chain amino acid ABC transporter substrate-binding protein produces MRVKLSLLALCLVMAAMLAACGGEAKKDEAQDKKADVETGEVAAPAKKLVLGVAGAHSGDLASYGLPTVNAAKLVADKLNAAGGVNGAMVEVMPQDDQCKPELATNVATKLLSDNVKIVLGHICSGATKAALPIYLSGKIVVMSPSATNPPLTQSGEYPNFFRTIAPDDAQAALEVSFAKSLGLKKVAIIHDKGDYGKGFASFCKQFIDADPAIEQVLFEGVTPGAVDYSAVVQKIKSSGAEGVIFGGYHPEASKIVTGMRKKDMDIPFMSDDGVKDDTFIKVAGKYAEGVYATGPMDFSANPLYQEAVAAHKAKFGTDPGPFFPEAYSAALALLNAVKVAGGTDYDKMIDALHTSYVETPVGKIKFDAKGDAEGVGFAVYQVKDGKYMEVK; encoded by the coding sequence ATGAGAGTCAAACTGAGTCTGTTAGCTCTGTGTCTCGTCATGGCGGCCATGCTGGCGGCCTGCGGCGGCGAAGCGAAAAAGGATGAAGCGCAAGATAAGAAAGCCGACGTCGAGACCGGCGAGGTAGCCGCTCCGGCCAAGAAGCTCGTTCTCGGCGTTGCCGGTGCCCATTCCGGTGATCTGGCCTCCTACGGCCTGCCCACCGTCAATGCCGCCAAGCTGGTGGCCGACAAACTGAACGCCGCCGGCGGCGTGAACGGCGCCATGGTCGAGGTCATGCCTCAGGACGATCAGTGCAAGCCCGAGCTGGCCACCAACGTCGCCACCAAGCTGCTCTCCGACAACGTGAAGATCGTGCTTGGCCATATCTGCTCCGGCGCCACCAAGGCCGCTCTGCCCATCTACCTGTCCGGCAAGATCGTGGTCATGTCTCCGTCCGCCACCAACCCGCCGCTGACCCAGTCCGGCGAGTACCCGAACTTCTTCCGGACCATCGCTCCGGACGACGCCCAGGCTGCCCTGGAAGTCTCCTTTGCCAAGTCCCTGGGCCTGAAAAAGGTCGCCATCATCCACGACAAGGGTGACTACGGCAAGGGCTTTGCCTCTTTCTGCAAGCAGTTCATCGATGCCGACCCGGCCATCGAGCAGGTCCTGTTCGAGGGCGTGACCCCCGGCGCCGTGGACTATTCCGCCGTGGTTCAGAAGATCAAGAGCTCCGGTGCCGAAGGCGTTATCTTCGGTGGTTACCATCCTGAAGCTTCCAAGATCGTTACCGGCATGCGCAAGAAGGACATGGACATTCCCTTCATGTCTGACGACGGCGTGAAGGACGACACCTTCATCAAGGTTGCCGGCAAGTACGCCGAGGGCGTCTACGCCACCGGTCCCATGGACTTCTCCGCCAACCCCCTGTACCAGGAGGCCGTTGCCGCCCATAAGGCCAAGTTCGGCACCGATCCCGGTCCGTTCTTCCCCGAGGCTTACTCCGCTGCCCTGGCCCTGCTGAACGCGGTCAAGGTCGCCGGCGGCACCGATTACGACAAGATGATCGATGCCCTGCACACCTCCTACGTCGAGACCCCGGTCGGCAAGATCAAGTTCGACGCCAAGGGCGACGCCGAGGGCGTCGGCTTCGCCGTCTACCAGGTGAAAGACGGCAAGTACATGGAAGTCAAGTAG
- a CDS encoding branched-chain amino acid ABC transporter permease LivH (LivHMGF is the membrane component of the LIV-I/LS branched-chain amino acid transporter), translating to MEYFLELFMGGLTRGSIYALIALGYTMVYGIIELINFAHGEIYMIGAFTGLIVAGLLTMLGFPGYAILVIAIVCAVVWAAAYGFTIEKMAYKPLRNAPRLSPLISAIGMSIFLQNYVMLAQTSDFLPFPELIPHFAFMDKMGTVISSAELVIILATVASCVGLTLFIKFTKLGKAMRATAQNRKMAMLVGINVDMVISATFVIGSSLAAVGGVLIASHIGQINYYIGFIAGIKAFTAAVLGGIGSLPGAMLGGLVLGLTEAFATGYVSSDYEDVFAFLLLVLILIFRPSGIMGKEKTQKV from the coding sequence ATGGAATATTTCCTTGAGCTGTTCATGGGTGGGCTCACCCGAGGCAGCATCTATGCTCTGATCGCTCTGGGCTACACCATGGTCTACGGCATCATCGAGCTGATCAACTTCGCCCACGGCGAGATCTACATGATCGGCGCCTTCACCGGGCTCATCGTGGCCGGTTTGCTGACCATGCTGGGCTTCCCGGGTTACGCCATCCTGGTAATCGCCATCGTGTGCGCGGTGGTCTGGGCCGCGGCCTACGGGTTCACCATCGAGAAGATGGCCTACAAGCCGCTGCGTAACGCTCCCCGGCTGTCCCCGCTCATCTCCGCCATCGGCATGTCGATCTTCCTGCAGAACTACGTCATGCTCGCCCAGACCTCGGACTTCCTGCCCTTTCCCGAACTTATCCCGCATTTCGCCTTCATGGATAAGATGGGCACGGTCATCAGTTCGGCCGAGCTGGTCATCATTCTGGCCACCGTGGCTTCCTGCGTGGGGCTGACGCTGTTCATCAAGTTCACCAAGCTGGGCAAGGCCATGCGCGCCACGGCCCAAAACCGCAAGATGGCCATGCTCGTGGGCATCAACGTGGATATGGTCATCTCCGCCACCTTCGTCATCGGCTCCAGCCTGGCGGCCGTGGGCGGCGTGCTCATCGCCTCGCACATCGGGCAGATCAACTACTACATAGGCTTCATCGCGGGCATCAAGGCGTTCACCGCCGCAGTGCTCGGCGGTATCGGCTCCCTGCCCGGAGCCATGCTGGGCGGTCTTGTCCTCGGGCTGACCGAGGCGTTCGCCACCGGCTATGTCTCGTCGGACTACGAGGACGTTTTCGCCTTCCTGCTGCTCGTCCTCATCCTGATTTTCAGGCCGTCGGGCATCATGGGCAAGGAAAAGACTCAGAAGGTCTAA
- a CDS encoding branched-chain amino acid ABC transporter permease, whose product MNQSFIRFFLTAGCDGYAHAVRKSLLVALWFVFLTFPIMVIRVNTIENTVVWHWNRIGYVALAIFFGSFVWRWLLARKELKKDERSSENRLESLFTVFQTKPAIKYTLLLVIGVVAAVAPLKINLFNGEFQLFNLYQTNIMISCLLYIVLGLGLNIVVGLAGLLDLGFVAFYAVGAYAYALCNMHWGVGFWYMLPIGAVLGAMLGLLLGFPVLRLRGDYLAIVTLGFGEIIRLVLENWGDVTMGPSGISSIDRPGFFGMKLGVIGSTHYMYYIMIALMVLTIFCVNRLQNSRIGRAWLALREDEIACQAMGIDKMKTKLMAFALGATWAGMAGVVFAAKTTFINPASFTFWESAIILSIVVIGGMGSIRGVIAGAVILILVPEYLREFAQFRMLLFGSIMVLVMVFRPQGLISAKRKIYEYKAAEPEAVHE is encoded by the coding sequence ATGAACCAGAGCTTCATCAGGTTCTTCCTGACCGCCGGGTGCGACGGCTACGCCCACGCGGTGCGGAAGTCGCTGTTGGTGGCCCTGTGGTTCGTCTTCCTGACTTTCCCGATCATGGTCATCCGGGTGAACACCATCGAGAACACGGTGGTCTGGCACTGGAACCGCATCGGGTACGTGGCCCTGGCCATTTTCTTCGGCTCCTTCGTCTGGCGCTGGCTGTTGGCGCGCAAGGAACTCAAGAAGGACGAGCGGAGCAGTGAGAACAGGCTCGAATCCCTGTTCACCGTTTTCCAGACCAAACCGGCCATCAAATACACGCTGCTGCTGGTCATCGGCGTGGTGGCGGCCGTCGCCCCGCTGAAGATCAATCTCTTCAACGGCGAATTCCAGTTGTTCAACCTCTACCAGACCAACATCATGATTTCCTGCCTGCTGTACATCGTGCTCGGGCTGGGCTTGAACATTGTTGTCGGACTGGCAGGGCTTCTGGACCTGGGGTTCGTGGCCTTCTACGCCGTGGGCGCTTACGCCTACGCCTTGTGCAACATGCACTGGGGCGTCGGCTTCTGGTACATGCTCCCGATTGGTGCCGTGCTCGGGGCCATGCTCGGTCTGCTTCTCGGCTTCCCGGTACTGCGTCTGCGCGGCGACTATCTGGCCATTGTCACACTGGGGTTCGGCGAGATCATCCGGCTGGTGCTGGAGAACTGGGGCGACGTCACCATGGGTCCCTCGGGCATCTCCTCAATCGATCGACCGGGGTTCTTCGGCATGAAGCTTGGGGTCATCGGCTCCACGCACTACATGTATTACATCATGATCGCCCTCATGGTCCTGACCATCTTCTGCGTCAACCGCCTGCAGAACTCCCGTATCGGGCGTGCCTGGCTGGCCCTGCGCGAGGATGAGATCGCCTGTCAGGCCATGGGCATCGACAAGATGAAGACCAAACTCATGGCCTTTGCCCTTGGTGCCACCTGGGCTGGCATGGCCGGTGTGGTCTTTGCGGCCAAGACGACCTTCATCAACCCGGCATCGTTCACTTTCTGGGAATCGGCCATCATCCTGTCCATCGTCGTCATCGGCGGCATGGGCTCCATCCGGGGCGTCATCGCCGGAGCGGTCATCCTCATCCTGGTGCCCGAATACCTGCGCGAATTCGCCCAGTTCAGAATGCTCCTGTTCGGGTCCATCATGGTCCTGGTCATGGTCTTCCGGCCGCAGGGGCTGATCAGCGCCAAGCGCAAGATCTACGAGTACAAGGCCGCAGAGCCGGAGGCCGTCCATGAGTAA
- a CDS encoding ABC transporter ATP-binding protein: MSNPVLNVNAVSKDFGGIRALDEVDLVVNDREIVALIGPNGAGKTTFFNCITGIYTPTSGDVIIDPKAQGKTKRINGKKPNIVTELGMARTFQNIRLFPSMTALENVMIGTHCRTKSSIWGAISRNKATRREERETIQKAYDLLELVGLAEFVNELATNMPYGKQRRLEIARALATDPFLLLLDEPAAGMNPQETLDLEELIISIREQYGIAIMLIEHDMKMVMSMSDRIYVLDYGRMIADGTPEEIAANPEVIKAYLGEEHDD; this comes from the coding sequence ATGAGTAATCCCGTTTTGAACGTCAACGCCGTGAGCAAGGACTTCGGGGGCATCCGCGCCCTGGACGAAGTCGATCTGGTGGTCAATGACAGGGAGATCGTCGCCCTCATCGGCCCCAACGGGGCAGGGAAGACAACCTTCTTCAACTGCATCACCGGCATCTATACGCCTACGTCCGGCGATGTGATCATTGATCCCAAGGCCCAGGGCAAGACCAAGCGTATCAACGGCAAGAAGCCCAACATCGTGACCGAGTTGGGCATGGCCCGGACCTTTCAGAACATCCGCTTGTTCCCGTCCATGACCGCCCTTGAGAACGTCATGATTGGTACCCATTGCCGGACCAAGTCGTCCATTTGGGGGGCCATTTCGCGCAACAAGGCCACTCGGCGCGAAGAGCGGGAGACCATCCAGAAGGCCTACGATCTTCTGGAGCTGGTAGGCCTGGCAGAGTTCGTCAACGAACTGGCAACGAACATGCCGTACGGCAAGCAGCGCAGGCTCGAAATCGCCCGCGCTCTGGCCACGGATCCTTTCCTCCTGTTGCTGGACGAACCGGCGGCGGGCATGAACCCGCAGGAAACTCTGGATCTGGAAGAACTGATCATCAGCATTCGCGAACAATACGGCATCGCCATCATGCTCATCGAGCACGATATGAAGATGGTCATGTCCATGTCCGATCGAATTTACGTTTTGGACTACGGACGCATGATCGCGGACGGTACGCCCGAGGAGATCGCGGCGAATCCGGAGGTCATCAAGGCCTACCTCGGGGAGGAACACGATGACTAG